In the genome of Piliocolobus tephrosceles isolate RC106 unplaced genomic scaffold, ASM277652v3 unscaffolded_23280, whole genome shotgun sequence, one region contains:
- the LOC111534605 gene encoding gastric inhibitory polypeptide receptor — protein sequence ALAACRTAQIVTQYCVGANYTWLLVEGVYLHSLLVLVGGSKEGHFRYYLLLGWGAPALFVIPWVIVRYLYENTQCWERNEVKAIWWIIRTPILMTILINFLIFIRILGILLAKLRTRQMRCRDYRLRLARSTLTLVPLLGVHEVVFAPVTEEQAQGALRFAKLGFEIFLSSFQ from the exons GCCCTCGCTGCCTGCCGCACGGCCCAGATCGTGACCCAGTACTGCGTGGGTGCCAACTACACGTGGCTGCTGGTGGAGGGCGTCTACTTGCACAGTCTCCTGGTGCTCGTGGGAGGCTCCAAGGAGGGCCACTTCCGCTACTACCTGCTCCTCGGCTGGG GGGCCCCCGCGCTTTTCGTCATTCCCTGGGTGATCGTCAGGTACCTGTACGAGAACACGCA GTGCTGGGAGCGCAACGAAGTCAAGGCCATTTGGTGGATTATACGGACCCCCATCCTCATGACCATCTTG attaatttcctcatttttatccGCATTCTTGGCATTCTCCTGGCCAAGCTGAGGACACGGCAAATGCGCTGCCGGGATTACCGGCTGAG GCTGGCTCGCTCCACGCTGACGCTGGTGCCCCTGCTGGGTGTCCACGAGGTGGTGTTTGCTCCCGTGACCGAGGAACAGGCCCAGGGCGCCCTGCGCTTCGCCAAGCTCGGCTTTGAGATCTTCCTCAGCTCCTTCCAG